The genomic window TTCGGTGGCGTTCGAGCAGACCTCGGAGAGGACCGAGCAGACCGCGACCCGCTCGCGCAGCAGGTAACCCCGGTTCTCGAGGATGTCCGAGATCCTCTGGATGATGGCGGGGATCTCCTCCTCGGTGTGGAAGCTGACCAGCTCCTGCAGGGTTCCGGGATCCCGCCTCCTTCGCTCCTCGAGTGGGGAGAGGTCGAGGTTGACCCGCACCCGCTCACCGAAGAGCCTGAAGAAGTTCATCCTCTCCAGGTAGGCGGCGACGTCCCGTCCCGAGAGCGCGAGCCCCACCTCCTCCGAGCTCTCGAGCAGCTTCTCCAGGAGCACGGCGAGCCCGCACAGCCCGGCGGGTTCGACGAACTCCACGCTCCTCAGGTCGAGCACCGTGGGTCCGCCATCGAGCCTGGCGGCGGCTGAGAAGGCGGGGTCGAGGCTCCCGAGGGTGAGCACCCCGCTCATCGCGCCCCTTCTGCGGACGTCGAGGTTTATCTGCGTGATCACCGCCATGTTATTGTAATCGCTTCTGCGGGCAGCGCCGGTAGTAGAATCTCTCGCGTGCTCCGCCGTTGCCGACTGGAAGCGAGCCCGCAGGTGGCGATGAAGGACAGGCCGGTGAGCATCAGG from Rubrobacter naiadicus includes these protein-coding regions:
- a CDS encoding ATP-binding protein; its protein translation is MAVITQINLDVRRRGAMSGVLTLGSLDPAFSAAARLDGGPTVLDLRSVEFVEPAGLCGLAVLLEKLLESSEEVGLALSGRDVAAYLERMNFFRLFGERVRVNLDLSPLEERRRRDPGTLQELVSFHTEEEIPAIIQRISDILENRGYLLRERVAVCSVLSEVCSNATEHSASPCGAFAAVQAYQHIVSGARRRGEEVLIAIADGGVGIRRTLLRNPALAEHVVTDNDALRHALEMGVSGTGEVGRGGGLTLVAQIATRSGGSLSLRSGTGRVTVYESRRNSRNVPDFPGTFVRVSLPRLATGDGRRG